GCCGGGGTCGCTCGCCCGCATCACCCAGGTGATCGCCGACAATGACGGCAATATCGACAACCTGCGCATGCACCGCAAGACCGCCGACTACACCGACGTGATGATCGATGTCGAAGTCTGGGACCTGAAACATCTGAACGCCATCATCGGCGGCATCAAGAGCCTGCCGATCGCCGCCGATGCGCTGCGCGTGTTCGAGTGAGGGAGTTCGGTTGGTTCGCCACCGACCGGTCGCCGCGGCCGGTCTTGCCAGCGCCGCCGGGCTGAACGACGGCCGCAATATCACGACGTCACCCCCGGCGAGCGAAGCGAGGGAAGGGGCCAGGGCTTGCAGAGCAGAAACCCGAATGCCGCGAAATCCCTGGGATGAGATCACCTGCGAACTGATTTCATGCGCTGAAAGCGCCGCCAAGTGGCCGCTGGATCCCTTCCCCTCGCTTCGCTCGGCCGGGGATGACGTCGTGCGTCTTGCAGCCAAGCCCGGTGCAAGACACGTCGCGGTGCCAACAGAGGTTGACAGGACTGGCGGTTCGGCGTTGATCCCCGAAGTTCAAACGGAAGCTGAAACGCCCATGACACCCGACGACGTGCTCGCCGAATTCCGCGCCGCGGGCGCTCTTCTCGAAGGCCATTTCATCCTGTCTTCCGGGCGGCGCAGCCCGGTCTTCCTGCAGAAGATGTTCGTGTTCATGGACCCGGAGCGCACAGCCCGGCTCTGCGCGGCGCTGGCCGCCAAGGTGCAGGCGAGCTTCGGCAAGGTCGACTATGTCGTCTCGCCGGCGGTCGGCGGCATCGTGCCGGGTTACGAGACGGCGCGCCAGCTCGGCGCCAAGGCGATCTTCGTCGAGCGCGAGGACGGCCAGTTCAAGCTGCGCCGCGGCTTCGAAATCCCCAAGGGCGCCCGTGTGCTGGTGGTCGAGGATATCGTCACGACGGGCCTTTCGACCCGCGAATGCCTGACCGCGATCGAGGGCCATCCCGGCGTCACGGTCGGCGCGGCGGTGCTGGTCGACCGGTCCGGCGGCAAGGTCGATGTCGGCGTGCCCCTGGTCTCGCTCCTGTCCTGGTTCGTGCCGGATTTCGCCGCCGACGCCCTGCCGCCGGAACTTGCGGCCCTGCCGCCGATCAAGCCCGGCTCGCGCGGCATCCAGGGAGCCAAGGCTTGACCCGGATCGCCCAGGACCTCGCGCCGTCCCGCTCCAGGCTCCTGGTCGGGCTGTTCGTGGTCGTGCTGGGCCTGGTCGTGCTCCTGCCCAATGTCTGGCCGCTGGTGCATTATTGGCGTGCCGACCGCTCCGAGATGGTCACGGCGCGCTGGGTCTCGTCGGTGGTGACCCATTCCGCCCGCGATACGGTATCGGTGCCGGCCTATGTCTTCGAGCGGAAGATCGGCCCCATGGTGCAGGAATGCCGCATCGACCTGCCGCAATACCGGCACGCGCCGGACGGCAAGCCGGTGTTCCAGACGCTGAGCCTGGTCCCGGGCACGACCTGCGACGATGTCGTCGTGCTCGACGATCCGCCGAGGGAGCGCATCCCGCTGGTGATTCTGGGGCTGGTTCTGAGCCTCGGCGGCCTGGTCATGACCGGTCTCGCGCTCAGGAGGCGCTAAAGTGATTCTCGGGATCGGCTCCGACCTGATCGACATCCGGCGCATCGAAAAATCGCTGGAGCGCCACGGCGAGCGCTTTACCCACCGCCTGTTC
This portion of the Phreatobacter stygius genome encodes:
- the pyrE gene encoding orotate phosphoribosyltransferase, whose product is MTPDDVLAEFRAAGALLEGHFILSSGRRSPVFLQKMFVFMDPERTARLCAALAAKVQASFGKVDYVVSPAVGGIVPGYETARQLGAKAIFVEREDGQFKLRRGFEIPKGARVLVVEDIVTTGLSTRECLTAIEGHPGVTVGAAVLVDRSGGKVDVGVPLVSLLSWFVPDFAADALPPELAALPPIKPGSRGIQGAKA